Proteins from one Flavobacterium branchiarum genomic window:
- a CDS encoding UpxY family transcription antiterminator, producing MNWYVVYTKPKWEKKVADQLNKIGVKCYCPLVIQIRQWSDRKKKVEVPLFNSYVFVQLEDLDRNLVFQASGVIRYLFWLGKPAIVRDEEIRIIKNSIESPSISEVFLVPFKIGDKIKLDSGAFSNQDAIVQEISNTHYTLVLESLGCVLKVKYK from the coding sequence ATGAATTGGTATGTAGTTTATACGAAGCCCAAATGGGAAAAAAAAGTTGCGGATCAATTAAATAAAATTGGAGTTAAGTGTTATTGTCCGTTGGTTATTCAGATAAGACAATGGTCGGATAGAAAGAAAAAAGTAGAAGTGCCTTTGTTTAATTCTTATGTTTTTGTTCAATTAGAAGATTTGGATAGAAACTTAGTGTTTCAAGCTTCAGGAGTTATTCGTTATTTATTTTGGTTAGGAAAACCTGCTATTGTTCGAGATGAAGAAATCAGGATTATTAAAAATAGTATAGAATCTCCTTCTATTAGTGAGGTTTTTTTAGTTCCATTTAAAATAGGAGATAAAATAAAATTGGATTCTGGAGCTTTTAGTAATCAAGACGCGATAGTTCAAGAGATATCTAATACGCATTATACCTTGGTTTTGGAGTCATTAGGTTGTGTATTAAAAGTAAAGTATAAGTAA
- the rfbB gene encoding dTDP-glucose 4,6-dehydratase produces the protein MKKILITGGAGFIGSHVVRRFVTKYPEYHIFNLDALTYAGNLENIKDIENEPNYTFVKGDIVDESFIDKIFSENDFEGVLHLAAESHVDRSIKDPLSFVKTNVIGTMNLLNAAKNQWKNKQEGKRFYHISTDEVYGSLGAEGLFTEKTSYDPNSPYSASKASSDHFVRAYGETYGLPYVLTNCSNNYGSYHFPEKLIPLFINNIINNKPLPVYGDGNYTRDWLFVEDHAIAIDLVFHEGKNHETYNIGGFNEWKNIDLVKLLCQIMDEKLGRVKGTSQELITYVKDRPGHDLRYAIDASKINKELGWSPSVTFEEGLEKTINWYLSNEVWLQNVTSGTYKDYYKKQYS, from the coding sequence ATAAAAAAAATACTTATAACGGGAGGTGCTGGATTTATAGGTTCGCACGTAGTAAGACGGTTTGTTACGAAATATCCAGAATATCATATTTTTAACCTTGATGCATTAACTTATGCGGGTAATCTAGAAAATATTAAAGATATTGAAAATGAACCAAATTATACCTTTGTTAAAGGTGATATTGTTGATGAATCTTTTATAGATAAAATTTTTTCTGAAAACGATTTTGAAGGAGTGTTGCATTTAGCAGCTGAATCGCATGTAGATCGTTCAATAAAAGATCCTCTTTCGTTTGTGAAAACGAATGTTATTGGTACCATGAATTTGCTTAATGCTGCAAAAAATCAATGGAAGAATAAGCAAGAAGGTAAGAGGTTTTATCATATCAGTACCGATGAGGTTTACGGGTCACTTGGAGCCGAAGGACTTTTTACAGAAAAAACTTCTTATGATCCTAATTCACCATATTCAGCTTCAAAAGCAAGTTCTGATCATTTTGTGCGTGCATATGGAGAAACATATGGTTTACCTTATGTTTTAACCAATTGCTCTAATAACTATGGTTCTTACCATTTTCCTGAAAAATTAATTCCACTCTTCATTAATAATATAATTAATAATAAACCATTACCGGTATATGGAGATGGTAATTATACTCGCGATTGGCTATTTGTAGAGGATCATGCTATTGCTATTGATTTAGTATTTCACGAAGGTAAAAATCATGAAACCTACAACATTGGAGGATTTAACGAATGGAAGAATATTGATTTGGTCAAATTATTGTGTCAAATCATGGATGAAAAATTGGGAAGAGTTAAAGGTACTTCTCAAGAGTTAATAACTTACGTAAAAGACCGACCAGGGCATGATTTGCGTTATGCAATTGATGCATCAAAAATTAATAAGGAATTAGGATGGAGCCCTTCTGTAACTTTTGAGGAAGGACTTGAAAAAACTATAAATTGGTATTTAAGTAATGAAGTATGGTTGCAAAATGTAACTTCAGGTACTTATAAGGATTATTATAAAAAACAATACTCTTAA
- a CDS encoding polysaccharide biosynthesis protein → MFKDKVLLITGGTGSFGNAMLRGFLNSDLKEIRIFSRDEKKQEDMRIEYKNDKLNFVIGDIRDFDSINAAMNGVNFVFHAAALKQVPSCEFYPMQAVQTNILGAENVLEAAARNNVERVVVLSTDKAVYPINAMGISKAFMEKLAVSKARDSRVKNVDAIYTATRYGNVMCSRGSIIPLFVKQIKEGKALTITNPKMTRFMMSLDDSVELVMFAFTNGNPGDIFVQKSPAATIEDLAQALKELFNADNEIKIIGERHSEKMYETLCAKEEMAKADDLGEFYRIPADFRDLNYTKYVQEDGPKLVDTEYNSDNTQRLNVEELKKLLLTLDYIQEELASYNQ, encoded by the coding sequence ATGTTTAAGGATAAAGTTTTATTAATAACAGGAGGCACTGGTTCTTTTGGAAATGCAATGTTAAGAGGTTTTTTAAATTCAGATTTAAAAGAAATTAGAATATTTTCACGTGATGAGAAAAAGCAAGAAGATATGCGTATTGAATATAAAAATGATAAATTAAATTTTGTTATTGGTGATATTCGAGATTTCGATAGTATAAATGCTGCTATGAATGGTGTGAATTTTGTTTTTCATGCTGCGGCGCTAAAACAGGTGCCTTCTTGTGAATTTTATCCTATGCAAGCTGTTCAGACTAATATATTAGGAGCGGAAAATGTATTAGAAGCTGCAGCAAGAAATAATGTTGAGAGAGTAGTAGTACTCAGCACAGATAAAGCTGTTTATCCAATAAATGCAATGGGAATTTCTAAGGCGTTTATGGAGAAATTAGCTGTCTCGAAGGCTAGAGATTCTAGAGTTAAGAATGTTGATGCGATTTATACCGCAACTCGATATGGAAATGTTATGTGTTCTCGAGGTTCTATAATTCCTTTGTTTGTTAAACAGATAAAAGAAGGTAAAGCGTTGACTATTACAAACCCAAAGATGACAAGATTTATGATGTCGTTGGATGATTCTGTAGAGCTGGTTATGTTTGCTTTTACAAATGGAAATCCAGGTGATATCTTCGTTCAGAAATCTCCAGCTGCCACAATAGAAGATTTGGCACAGGCATTAAAAGAATTATTTAATGCCGATAATGAGATTAAAATTATTGGTGAACGTCATTCTGAAAAAATGTATGAAACGCTTTGTGCAAAGGAAGAAATGGCTAAGGCCGATGATTTAGGTGAGTTTTATAGAATCCCTGCAGATTTTAGAGATTTGAATTACACTAAATATGTTCAGGAAGATGGACCTAAGCTTGTAGATACTGAGTACAATTCAGATAATACACAAAGGCTAAATGTTGAAGAGTTAAAAAAATTACTATTAACTTTAGACTATATTCAAGAAGAATTAGCGTCTTATAATCAATAA
- a CDS encoding mannose-1-phosphate guanylyltransferase, which translates to MKVENSIIHVVLTGGVGSRLWPLSRKSMPKQYLEIFEEKSLFEMTVERNANLADKVMVVGNVDNCHLSEKVMKKLGKDYINIVESTPRNTAAAIAFAAFASQPEDILIVTPSDHIIDEMDQYNQAIKKAIAKAEDGYIVTFGIVPTKPETGYGYIESKGDDVISFREKPNSITAKSFIAQGNFLWNSGMFCFKAGVLLDELKAYQPEVYEKAKEVWDNNKNGNLDLDLSLDIPSISVDYAVMERSKKIKVVPASFTWSDLGSFESVYDYLISKGHYVDKHGNMVIGSDKYTTFLGLKNTIFVHTDTANLILQKENSQDVKDLYGELEKQNSELLN; encoded by the coding sequence ATGAAAGTAGAGAATTCAATTATACATGTTGTTTTAACAGGTGGGGTCGGAAGTAGATTATGGCCACTTTCTCGTAAAAGTATGCCTAAGCAATATTTAGAGATATTTGAAGAAAAATCATTGTTTGAAATGACAGTAGAGCGAAATGCAAATTTGGCTGATAAAGTGATGGTTGTCGGTAATGTAGATAATTGTCATCTTAGTGAAAAGGTGATGAAAAAGTTAGGGAAAGATTATATTAATATAGTTGAATCAACTCCCCGAAATACAGCTGCCGCTATTGCATTTGCTGCTTTTGCTTCTCAACCTGAAGACATATTGATTGTGACGCCTTCGGATCATATTATTGACGAAATGGATCAATATAATCAAGCAATAAAAAAAGCCATTGCTAAGGCAGAGGACGGCTACATAGTAACTTTTGGTATCGTTCCTACTAAACCAGAAACAGGATATGGTTATATAGAGTCTAAAGGAGATGATGTAATCTCTTTTCGAGAAAAACCCAATAGCATAACAGCAAAAAGTTTCATTGCACAAGGTAATTTTTTATGGAATAGTGGGATGTTCTGCTTCAAAGCAGGTGTTCTATTAGATGAATTAAAAGCGTATCAACCAGAAGTATATGAGAAAGCTAAAGAGGTTTGGGACAATAATAAAAACGGTAATTTAGATTTAGACTTATCGCTAGATATCCCTTCTATAAGTGTTGACTATGCTGTTATGGAACGTAGTAAAAAGATTAAAGTAGTTCCGGCATCTTTTACTTGGTCTGATTTAGGGTCTTTTGAGTCGGTGTATGATTATTTAATTTCTAAAGGACATTATGTTGATAAACATGGGAATATGGTAATTGGTTCTGATAAATATACAACATTTTTAGGATTGAAAAATACTATTTTTGTGCACACAGATACAGCCAATTTAATTTTACAAAAGGAAAATTCGCAAGATGTAAAAGATCTATATGGCGAATTGGAGAAGCAAAATTCAGAATTATTGAATTAA
- a CDS encoding nucleotide sugar dehydrogenase, whose translation MDKNVKIAVIGLGYVGLPLARLFATKYSVVGFDINQTRVNLLQSGTDSTFEVDDETLQKVLLDKKGDAIGLFCTSKMEDIKDCNYYIVTVPTPVDKNNRPDLTPLYKSSESVASVLKKGDIVIYESTVYPGVTEEECVPVLEKISGLKYNVDFYAGYSPERINPGDKEHTVEKILKVTSGSTPEIGKKVDELYKTVITAGTHLAPTIKVAEAAKVIENSQRDINIAFVNELAKIFNLMDIDTQAVLEAAGTKWNFLPFKPGLVGGHCIGVDPYYLAQRAQEFGYHPEIILAGRRLNDSMGEYIASQVVKLMLKKGIYVNGANILMLGITFKENCPDVRNTKIVDLIMGLKEYGIAVTIFDPLASLEEVYKEYKLDITNEIPNQKFDAVILGVAHAEFLNLNFSELQKENSLLYDVKGILGNIADNRL comes from the coding sequence ATGGATAAAAACGTAAAAATAGCAGTTATAGGCTTAGGTTATGTTGGATTACCATTAGCGAGATTATTTGCTACAAAATATTCTGTTGTTGGTTTTGATATTAATCAAACAAGAGTTAATTTATTACAATCAGGAACGGATAGTACATTTGAAGTTGATGATGAAACTTTACAAAAAGTTTTACTTGATAAAAAAGGGGATGCAATTGGTTTGTTTTGTACTTCAAAAATGGAGGATATAAAAGATTGTAATTATTATATAGTAACAGTTCCTACTCCAGTTGATAAGAATAATAGACCTGATTTAACTCCTTTGTATAAATCTAGTGAAAGTGTTGCTTCGGTTTTAAAAAAAGGAGACATCGTTATTTATGAATCTACTGTTTATCCGGGAGTCACTGAAGAAGAATGTGTACCTGTATTGGAAAAAATATCAGGATTAAAATATAATGTTGATTTTTATGCAGGATATTCACCGGAGCGTATTAATCCTGGAGATAAAGAGCATACGGTTGAAAAGATTCTCAAAGTTACCTCTGGTTCAACACCTGAAATAGGAAAAAAAGTTGATGAATTATATAAAACAGTAATTACTGCAGGAACGCATTTGGCACCGACAATAAAAGTTGCAGAGGCCGCTAAGGTTATCGAGAATTCACAGAGAGACATTAATATTGCATTTGTAAATGAGTTAGCAAAAATATTCAATTTAATGGATATTGATACTCAGGCTGTTTTAGAGGCAGCAGGAACAAAATGGAATTTTCTGCCATTTAAGCCGGGATTAGTTGGTGGTCATTGCATTGGTGTTGATCCCTACTATTTGGCACAAAGAGCTCAGGAATTTGGGTATCACCCAGAAATTATTTTGGCAGGACGTCGTTTAAATGATAGCATGGGAGAGTATATTGCTTCTCAAGTGGTTAAGCTTATGCTGAAAAAAGGGATTTATGTAAATGGAGCTAATATTCTAATGCTTGGAATTACATTTAAAGAAAATTGTCCTGATGTGCGTAATACTAAAATTGTAGATTTAATAATGGGGTTGAAAGAATATGGTATTGCAGTTACAATATTTGATCCATTAGCTAGTTTAGAAGAAGTATATAAAGAATATAAATTAGATATAACCAATGAAATTCCGAATCAAAAATTTGATGCTGTTATTCTAGGAGTAGCTCATGCTGAATTTTTGAATTTGAACTTTTCAGAACTACAAAAAGAGAATAGCTTGTTGTATGATGTAAAAGGAATATTAGGGAATATTGCAGATAACAGATTATAG
- a CDS encoding SDR family oxidoreductase codes for MESQNTILITGGAGFIGSNLCEYFLGQGHKVICLDNFSTGHRHNLKDFVTNDNFKLIEGDIRNIADCIFAVQGVDYVLHEAALGSVPRSINDPITTNDVNVSGFLNMLVASRDAKVKRFIYAASSSTYGDSEGLPKVEEVIGKPLSPYAITKYVNELYAEIFSRTYGLETIGLRYFNVFGRKQDPKGAYAAVIPKFVMQLMNYESPVINGDGNFSRDFTYIDNVIQMNALAITTKNTEAVNTVYNTAYGDRNTLNDLVNYLKKYLSEKDAKIASVEIVYGPNRAGDIPHSLASIDKAKKLLQYDPKYSLQEGLQEAVSWYWNNLK; via the coding sequence ATGGAATCACAAAACACGATATTAATTACCGGAGGAGCTGGGTTTATAGGTTCTAATCTCTGTGAGTATTTTTTAGGACAAGGGCATAAAGTTATTTGTTTAGATAATTTTTCGACAGGTCATCGACATAATTTAAAAGATTTTGTTACTAATGATAACTTTAAGTTAATAGAAGGAGATATTCGAAACATTGCAGATTGTATCTTTGCAGTTCAAGGTGTAGACTATGTTTTGCATGAAGCAGCTTTAGGTTCAGTTCCAAGATCTATCAATGATCCAATTACAACAAATGATGTAAATGTTTCAGGATTTTTAAACATGCTAGTGGCTTCAAGAGACGCTAAGGTAAAGCGATTTATTTATGCTGCAAGCTCATCTACTTATGGCGATTCAGAAGGATTACCAAAGGTAGAAGAAGTAATAGGGAAACCATTGTCACCTTATGCTATTACAAAATATGTAAATGAGTTATATGCTGAAATTTTTAGTAGAACTTATGGATTAGAAACAATTGGTTTGCGTTATTTTAATGTTTTTGGAAGAAAACAAGATCCGAAAGGAGCTTATGCTGCGGTTATTCCTAAGTTTGTAATGCAATTGATGAATTATGAAAGCCCTGTTATTAATGGTGATGGTAATTTTTCACGTGATTTCACTTATATTGATAATGTGATTCAGATGAATGCCTTAGCTATTACGACTAAAAATACGGAGGCGGTCAATACAGTTTATAATACTGCGTATGGAGACAGGAACACTTTAAATGATTTGGTTAATTATTTAAAAAAATATTTATCCGAAAAAGATGCTAAAATTGCCTCTGTAGAAATAGTCTATGGGCCAAATAGAGCGGGCGATATTCCACATTCCTTGGCAAGTATAGACAAAGCAAAGAAGCTATTGCAATACGATCCTAAGTATTCTTTACAAGAAGGTTTGCAAGAAGCTGTAAGTTGGTATTGGAATAATTTAAAGTAG
- a CDS encoding SLBB domain-containing protein produces the protein MRKITAVLVLVFTFFVSINAAAQDILQSKDLSTVKVDYLSDSDINKIKSQLEAKGFTINDVEEVALSKGMSKAEFSKLKERLEQLSKKDSKNKDSKDKDLEGNDNKNKKPEFGRKQQEIINNKIKDSVNALIFGSELFDNPTLNFEPDLKLATPMNYVLGPGDVLQISVYGVQQFDDNIPVSVEGKITIQYIGQVSVSGMTIEAATQKIKAAIGKVYSTVRSGQSQVSVSLEQIKTIKITIVGGKQPGNYSVSSLATVYNALHLAGGPGKNGSYRNIELIRNNKVYKNIDIYKFLVKGDQSDNVGLKENDVIRIPAYSMRVTVEGEVKRPGIFEMKKGESFSDLLSFASGFNEFAYTASVNVLQKTGKEFKVHDVNESEFKIYQPQSGDVVKVSKILNRFENRIQIGGAVFRPDFYSFTEGMRVSDLIARAEGLKEDAYTKRARIIRLKSNLTTEIVNVDLAGALSGDLNADVLLKREDIVTVYSILDFREEYKVTIDGEVKNPGEYEFYENLTLNDLVIEVGGLTGSASKRVEVARMRKYDAINDADPKRVDVFELEINEGNNEQIKNFELMPFDVVNIRRMAVYEKPEMVKISGAISYPGKYVLANKRETVYNVVMRAGGLTSIANLEGMKIKRPIKEEQIEKLKSIDLNLRNGDSLKEKQLVKKLKEELKYATIPVDWESIVKDKNHYSNVTLFPGDEIEVATFNEGVKVTGNVLLTSEIPYRSGKSFKYYLNAVGGVDNMGWKKKAYIIYPNGKAAVTSSFLFFKSYPKVTPDSQIVVPEKPVTKKMTAGEWVGIGSVVSSLALLILTAFK, from the coding sequence ATGAGAAAGATAACAGCAGTATTAGTATTAGTATTTACTTTTTTTGTTTCAATAAATGCGGCAGCTCAAGATATACTGCAATCTAAAGATTTAAGTACAGTAAAGGTTGATTATTTATCTGATAGTGATATTAATAAAATCAAAAGTCAATTAGAAGCCAAGGGTTTTACAATTAATGATGTAGAAGAAGTTGCTTTGTCTAAAGGAATGAGTAAAGCGGAGTTTTCTAAACTCAAGGAAAGATTAGAGCAACTTTCTAAAAAAGATTCTAAGAATAAAGATTCAAAAGATAAAGATTTAGAAGGCAACGATAACAAAAACAAAAAGCCTGAGTTTGGAAGGAAGCAGCAAGAAATTATCAATAACAAAATAAAAGATTCGGTTAATGCTTTAATTTTTGGTTCTGAGTTATTTGATAATCCTACTTTAAATTTCGAACCAGACTTAAAATTGGCGACACCGATGAATTATGTTCTAGGACCTGGGGATGTATTACAAATAAGTGTTTATGGAGTTCAGCAGTTTGATGACAATATTCCTGTGAGCGTAGAAGGCAAAATTACAATACAGTATATTGGACAAGTTAGTGTTTCTGGAATGACTATTGAAGCGGCTACTCAAAAAATTAAAGCAGCTATAGGGAAAGTGTATAGCACAGTTCGATCAGGTCAATCACAAGTAAGCGTTAGTTTAGAACAAATTAAAACTATAAAAATAACTATCGTTGGAGGAAAGCAACCAGGTAATTATTCTGTTTCCTCTTTGGCAACAGTTTATAATGCTTTGCATTTAGCAGGTGGTCCAGGTAAAAACGGGAGTTATAGAAATATTGAATTGATTCGTAATAATAAAGTTTATAAAAACATAGATATATATAAGTTTTTAGTAAAAGGAGACCAATCGGATAATGTGGGATTGAAAGAAAATGATGTGATTCGAATTCCGGCTTATTCTATGAGGGTAACAGTAGAAGGTGAAGTAAAACGCCCTGGAATTTTTGAGATGAAAAAAGGGGAATCTTTTTCTGATTTATTATCTTTTGCGTCTGGTTTCAATGAGTTTGCTTATACAGCTTCTGTTAATGTTTTACAAAAAACGGGTAAAGAGTTTAAGGTTCATGATGTTAATGAAAGTGAATTTAAGATTTATCAACCACAATCTGGGGACGTTGTTAAAGTTTCCAAAATTTTAAATCGATTTGAAAATCGTATTCAAATTGGAGGAGCTGTGTTTAGACCAGATTTTTATTCTTTTACTGAGGGGATGAGAGTTTCAGATTTGATTGCAAGGGCAGAAGGTTTAAAAGAAGATGCTTATACAAAACGTGCCAGAATTATTCGTTTAAAATCAAATTTAACGACAGAAATTGTAAATGTTGATTTAGCAGGTGCTTTGTCTGGTGATTTAAATGCTGATGTACTTTTGAAAAGAGAGGATATTGTAACCGTGTATTCTATTTTAGATTTTAGAGAAGAATATAAAGTTACGATTGACGGAGAAGTTAAGAATCCAGGAGAATACGAGTTTTATGAAAATTTGACTTTGAATGATTTAGTTATTGAAGTTGGAGGATTAACTGGTTCAGCATCAAAACGAGTTGAAGTTGCTAGAATGAGAAAATATGATGCAATTAATGATGCAGACCCTAAAAGAGTAGACGTATTTGAATTGGAGATTAATGAGGGTAATAATGAGCAGATTAAAAACTTTGAGTTAATGCCTTTTGATGTTGTTAACATAAGAAGAATGGCTGTTTATGAAAAACCAGAAATGGTTAAAATAAGTGGTGCAATTTCTTATCCAGGTAAATATGTTTTAGCTAATAAAAGAGAAACGGTATATAATGTTGTGATGCGTGCGGGTGGACTAACATCTATTGCCAATTTAGAAGGTATGAAAATAAAAAGACCTATTAAAGAAGAGCAAATTGAAAAATTAAAAAGTATTGATTTGAATCTGAGAAATGGGGATTCTCTGAAAGAGAAACAATTAGTGAAAAAATTAAAGGAGGAACTAAAATATGCAACTATTCCTGTGGATTGGGAAAGCATTGTAAAAGATAAAAATCATTACTCTAATGTTACTTTATTTCCTGGAGATGAAATAGAAGTTGCTACTTTTAATGAAGGAGTAAAAGTTACAGGTAATGTATTGTTAACTTCAGAAATACCATACAGAAGCGGGAAAAGTTTTAAGTATTATTTAAATGCAGTTGGAGGTGTTGATAATATGGGATGGAAGAAAAAAGCTTATATTATTTATCCAAATGGTAAAGCTGCTGTAACAAGTTCTTTTTTGTTTTTTAAATCTTACCCGAAAGTAACGCCAGATTCACAAATTGTAGTTCCTGAAAAACCTGTAACCAAGAAAATGACTGCGGGGGAATGGGTAGGTATTGGTAGTGTAGTTTCGAGTTTAGCTTTATTGATATTAACTGCTTTTAAATAA
- a CDS encoding UDP-glucose 6-dehydrogenase: protein MKITKICCIGAGYVGGPTMAVIAQKCPHIQVTVVDLNEERIRAWNDENTDNIPIYEPGLDKIVADARGRNLFFSTDVEKAIDEAQIIFISVNTPTKTYGKGKGMAADLKYIELCARQIAKIAKDNKIVVEKSTLPVRTAEAIKSILDNTGNGVQFQILSNPEFLAEGTAVTDLLNPDRILIGGDATSEGKDAIGALVEVYSNWVSLDRILTTNVWSSELSKLTANAFLAQRISSINAMSELCEKTGADVNEVARAIGMDTRIGSKFLKASVGFGGSCFQKDILNLVYIAKSYGLHEVADYWEQVIIMNDHQKRRFSSKIVQTLYNTVSGKKITFLGWAFKKDTNDTRESAAIYVADDLINEQAKIAVYDPKVSREKMLSDLNYLETRSLEENTKSVATFEDPYEACNGAHAIAILTEWDEFVKYDWVRIYNSMQKPAFVFDGRNILDKGELKKIGFVYLGIGS from the coding sequence ATGAAAATCACAAAGATTTGTTGTATTGGTGCAGGTTACGTAGGTGGACCAACTATGGCAGTTATAGCTCAAAAATGCCCGCATATACAAGTTACAGTAGTTGATTTAAATGAAGAAAGAATCAGAGCATGGAATGATGAGAATACTGATAATATTCCAATTTATGAACCTGGTTTAGATAAGATCGTGGCCGACGCTAGAGGTCGCAATTTATTCTTTTCAACAGATGTTGAAAAAGCAATTGACGAGGCTCAAATTATATTTATATCTGTAAATACCCCTACAAAAACTTACGGAAAAGGTAAAGGTATGGCAGCAGACTTAAAGTATATTGAACTGTGTGCCAGACAAATTGCCAAGATTGCAAAAGACAATAAGATTGTGGTTGAAAAATCGACATTGCCTGTACGAACTGCCGAAGCTATTAAAAGTATTTTAGACAATACAGGAAATGGTGTTCAATTTCAAATTTTATCAAATCCTGAATTTTTAGCCGAAGGAACAGCGGTTACAGATTTATTAAATCCAGATCGTATATTAATTGGTGGTGATGCCACATCGGAGGGTAAAGATGCAATAGGTGCTTTGGTAGAGGTGTATTCGAATTGGGTATCGTTAGATAGAATCTTAACGACAAATGTTTGGTCATCGGAGTTGTCAAAGTTAACGGCAAATGCATTTTTGGCTCAGAGAATATCTTCAATAAATGCCATGTCAGAATTGTGTGAGAAGACAGGGGCTGATGTTAATGAAGTGGCGAGAGCAATTGGAATGGATACTAGAATTGGGTCTAAATTTCTTAAAGCTTCAGTTGGATTTGGAGGGTCATGTTTTCAAAAAGATATTTTAAATTTAGTTTATATTGCTAAGTCATATGGATTGCACGAAGTAGCTGATTATTGGGAACAAGTCATTATAATGAATGACCATCAGAAGAGAAGGTTCTCTAGTAAAATTGTTCAGACCCTATATAATACCGTTTCAGGTAAGAAAATAACATTCTTAGGTTGGGCTTTTAAAAAGGATACAAATGATACACGTGAGTCGGCAGCGATTTATGTAGCTGATGATTTGATTAATGAACAAGCTAAAATTGCTGTTTATGATCCTAAAGTTTCTAGAGAAAAAATGTTGAGTGATTTAAATTATTTAGAGACTAGAAGTTTAGAAGAGAATACTAAATCGGTTGCGACTTTTGAGGATCCTTATGAAGCATGTAATGGAGCTCATGCAATTGCGATATTGACTGAGTGGGATGAGTTTGTGAAATATGATTGGGTGAGGATTTATAATTCAATGCAAAAACCAGCTTTTGTCTTCGATGGAAGAAATATTCTAGATAAAGGAGAGTTGAAGAAAATAGGATTCGTATATCTGGGTATTGGGTCTTGA
- a CDS encoding Wzz/FepE/Etk N-terminal domain-containing protein, which yields MNNTPIENNEVSLKELLLKVKEWYNYLLLKWKIIVLAGIIGGGLGLTYSYLKKPVYTATLSFVLETEKSGGLGSALGLGSALGLDLGDGGGSIFTGSNLTELFKSRSMVEKTLMSPVSVNGKTISLAEMYIDNNEWREKWKKNPKLSAIQFLPNSDRKSFVRTQDSILGLIYQSLSKNALIVAQKDKKVAIVTMEVSSIDEMFSLYFCNALVKEVGEFYIDTKSKKARTNLEILQRQTDSIRRALNGAITGVAVANDNTFNLNPALNVRRAPSARRQVDVQANTVILTELVKQSELAKVTLRKETPLIQIIDGPILPLSVEKFGKVKGVFFGAFLATFFILLFLIVKRLYNDYI from the coding sequence ATGAATAATACACCTATTGAAAATAACGAAGTTTCTTTAAAAGAGTTATTATTAAAAGTAAAAGAATGGTATAACTATCTATTGTTGAAGTGGAAAATTATTGTATTGGCAGGAATAATTGGAGGCGGTTTAGGATTAACATATTCTTATTTAAAAAAACCTGTATATACTGCTACTTTATCATTTGTTTTAGAAACTGAAAAGTCTGGAGGTTTAGGTAGTGCATTAGGTTTAGGTAGTGCATTAGGATTGGATTTAGGCGATGGTGGCGGAAGTATTTTTACAGGTTCAAATTTAACGGAGTTGTTTAAATCTAGATCGATGGTCGAAAAAACATTAATGTCTCCTGTTTCTGTAAATGGTAAAACTATTTCTTTAGCTGAGATGTATATTGATAATAACGAATGGAGAGAAAAGTGGAAAAAAAATCCAAAACTGTCAGCAATTCAATTCTTGCCAAATTCAGATCGTAAATCTTTTGTTAGAACACAGGACAGTATTTTAGGTTTAATTTATCAGAGTTTATCTAAAAATGCCTTAATAGTAGCGCAAAAAGATAAGAAAGTTGCTATTGTAACTATGGAGGTATCCTCAATAGATGAAATGTTCTCTTTATACTTTTGTAATGCACTTGTAAAAGAAGTGGGCGAGTTTTACATTGACACTAAAAGCAAAAAAGCTCGTACAAACTTAGAAATTTTACAAAGACAGACTGATTCTATCCGTAGAGCATTAAATGGTGCTATAACAGGCGTAGCTGTAGCAAACGATAATACTTTTAATTTGAATCCTGCTCTTAATGTTAGACGAGCGCCCTCAGCCCGCAGGCAAGTAGATGTTCAGGCAAATACGGTTATATTAACTGAATTGGTTAAACAATCCGAATTAGCTAAAGTAACATTACGAAAAGAAACACCATTAATTCAGATAATCGATGGACCAATTTTACCTTTAAGTGTAGAAAAGTTCGGAAAAGTAAAAGGTGTTTTTTTTGGAGCCTTTTTAGCTACTTTCTTTATATTGCTTTTTTTGATTGTAAAAAGATTGTACAATGACTATATTTAA